In a genomic window of Erigeron canadensis isolate Cc75 chromosome 5, C_canadensis_v1, whole genome shotgun sequence:
- the LOC122601701 gene encoding replication protein A 70 kDa DNA-binding subunit A-like — protein sequence MAVRLTAGAIPQISGEDWQNFDLKPVLQVTDIRMVVTQSSAAQQKERYKLLLSDGVSSQQGMLATNHNELVTSNLLQIGSVLRLDNFVRNLIRDRIIILLVSFEILDKCDIIGDPTPVPTPPMASHVVPSQSSLNQSATTARGARSSIEGSLAGSVIRPDSNVSPQIYTSERQHTTGLHSYGTSFNNNYGSGQYITNRALFQQSPANNRTQPMQQTYNQQSSMYGNRAPIAKNEAPSRIIPIAALNPYQGNWTVKARVSVKGELRHYKNAKGDGKVFSFDLLDSDGGEIRATCFNAVADQFYNQIEVGKVYYISKGSIKPAQKAFNHLKNDHEITLDYSSTVQPCFDDDTSIPRQQFHFCSIGEIENMDTNNILDIIGVVSSIKPSQALMTKNNVETQKQVLTLRDGSGRSIDLTLWGNFCNVEGQTLQQLCDSGQFPVLAVKSAKVHDFNGKSIGTISLSQLSIEPDIREARNLRAWFDSVGRNTPSISMSTTHLDVCKTLSQIKDEKLGTFEKPDWITVKATISQLKLDYFCYTACPNMVNGRQCTKKVVDNGDGKWRCDKCDQVVDECDYRYILQLQIQDHTGSTWTTAFQETGEKIMGVSAKELYFIKHEKQDDDMFTEIVRNVLLSEFTFKLKVKEEVYGDDQRAIKSNVHYAEKINFSSKAKSLLLDLQNMHKKEDPGSIPPYLGLNPPSGNMVHKNTAPMNYAGGDTAVGQRNVINASHLGHYGSQYGGNSGASGECYKCRQPGHIARDCPGVGNAVPPYGSGAVPSGRFDSGFTSGGGSSGTSGGCFKCHQPGHYARDCPGASNVASPYGRENVASARFDSGISSGGGNSGASGNCFKCNQSGHYANNCPAVNGSVASGRFGNGMAAGGGNSVASIECYRCHQFGHYANNCPGV from the exons atggcAGTAAGGCTAACAGCCGGCGCAATACCGCAAATATCAGGCGAAGATTGGCAAAATTTTGACCTGAAACCGGTGCTTCAGGTCACCGATATTCGAATGGTGGTGACGCAATCATCGGCCGCCCAACAGAAAGAAAGATACAAACTTTTGTTATCTGACGGTGTATCTAGTCAGCAAGGGATGCTTGCTACTAATCATAATGAATTGGTTACTTCTAATCTCTTGCAAATTGGCTCCGTTCTTCGACTCGATAATTTTGTTCGTAATTTGATTCGCGATCGCAT TATCATTTTACTTGTCAGTTTCGAGATACTTGATAAGTGTGACATTATCGGTGATCCAACACCAGTCCCAACTCCTCCAATGGCTAGCCATGTAGTACCATCACAGTCTTCTCTGAATCAGTCTGCAACAACAGCTAGAGGTGCTCGGTCTTCTATCGAAGGCTCACTTGCGGGCTCTGTTATAAGGCCGGATTCGAATGTCAGCCCACAAATTTATACTTCAGAACGTCAACATACCACGGGCTTACATTCTTATGGTACCTcctttaataataattatgggTCAGGACAATATATTACAAATCGTGCTCTTTTTCAGCAGTCTCCTGCAAACAACCGTACACAGCCAATGCAGCAGACATATAATCAACAATCTTCAATGTATGGTAACAGGGCCCCCATTGCTAAAAATGAGGCTCCTTCAAGAATTATACCCATTGCTGCTTTGAACCCTTATCAAGGTAATTGGACCGTTAAGGCCCGGGTGTCTGTAAAAGGTGAACTTAGACATTACAAAAATGCCAAAGGAGATGGTAAAGTTTTCTCATTTGATCTACTTGATTCTGATGGTGGAGAAATACGAGCAACCTGTTTCAATGCTGTGGCTGACCAATTCTACAACCAAATTGAAGTTGGAAAGGTGTATTATATTTCAAAAGGAAGTATAAAACCCGCTCAAAAAGcttttaatcatttaaaaaatgatCATGAAATTACACTTGACTATTCATCAACTGTTCAGCCGTGCTTTGATGATGATACTTCAATTCCTCGTCAGCAGTTCCATTTCTGTTCTATTGGTGAGATAGAGAACATGGATACCAACAATATCTTGGATATAATTGGTGTGGTATCTAGTATCAAACCTTCACAAGCGTTAATGACGAAAAACAACGTTGAAACTCAAAAACAGGTTCTTACCTTAAGGGATGGCTCTGGAAGAAGCATTGACTTGACTTTATGGGGTAACTTTTGCAACGTAGAAGGTCAAACACTTCAACAGCTGTGTGATTCTGGTCAATTCCCCGTTCTAGCTGTAAAGTCTGCTAAAGTTCATGATTTTAACGGGAAGTCAATCGGGACCATATCCTTGAGCCAGCTGTCTATTGAACCTGATATCCGTGAGGCGCGTAATCTTAGAGCATGGTTTGACAGTGTCGGGAGGAATACCCCTTCCATTTCCATGTCAACCACACATTTAGATGTATGTAAGACACTCTCTCAGATTAAAGATGAAAAGTTAGGGACATTTGAGAAACCAGACTGGATAACTGTTAAAGCCACCATCTCGCAGCTAAAACTTGACTACTTTTGCTACACAGCATGCCCGAATATGGTTAATGGTAGGCAATGTACCAAAAAAGTTGTGGATAATGGAGATGGAAAATGGCGATGTGACAAGTGTGATCAGGTTGTTGATGAATGTGATTATCGATATATCCTTCAGCTGCAGATACAAGACCATACTGGTTCCACATGGACAACTGCATTTCAAGAAACTGGTGAGAAGATAATGGGCGTTTCTGCTAAAGAGCTGTATTTCATTAAACATGAAAAGCAAGATGATGATATGTTTACTGAAATAGTTCGTAACGTCCTTCTTAGtgaatttacttttaaattgaaaGTAAAAGAAGAGGTATATGGTGATGATCAGAGAGCAATAAAATCCAATGTTCATTATgcagaaaagattaatttttcGTCAAAAGCAAAATCACTACTTCTGGATCTTCAGAATATGCATAAAAAAGAGGACCCTGGTTCCATACCTCCATATCTTGGACTCAATCCCCCATCTGGGAATATGGTTCATAAAAATACTGCTCCAATGAATTATGCTGGAGGTGATACTGCTGTTGGCCAGCGTAATGTTATAAATGCAAGTCACCTGGGTCATTATGGGAGTCAGTATGGTGGGAATAGTGGTGCATCTGGTGAGTGCTATAAGTGTCGTCAACCAGGGCATATTGCACGAGACTGCCCTGGTGTGGGCAATGCAGTTCCACCGTATGGAAGCGGAGCTGTTCCTTCAGGCAGATTTGATAGTGGTTTTACTTCAGGAGGAGGAAGTAGTGGAACATCCGGTGGTTGCTTCAAGTGTCATCAACCGGGGCATTATGCACGAGACTGCCCTGGTGCGAGTAATGTTGCCTCACCTTATGGACGTGAAAATGTTGCTTCAGCAAGATTTGACAGTGGTATATCTTCTGGAGGCGGGAATAGT